In one ANME-2 cluster archaeon genomic region, the following are encoded:
- the rpmC gene encoding 50S ribosomal protein L29 encodes MAILRVDEIRNLSREEKLDELEKLNAELIRERAIASSGGAPENPGRIGELRRTIARIKTIQKETGE; translated from the coding sequence ATGGCGATCCTGCGAGTGGACGAGATCCGTAACCTGAGCCGGGAAGAGAAACTGGACGAGCTGGAGAAACTTAATGCCGAACTCATCAGGGAACGTGCCATTGCATCATCAGGTGGTGCCCCAGAGAACCCGGGCCGCATCGGTGAGTTGCGAAGGACCATTGCAAGGATCAAGACCATCCAGAAGGAGACCGGAGAATAA
- a CDS encoding ribonuclease P protein component 1, translated as MQISPRNLIHHELIGLEVEVVDSTNPYQIGIKGKVIDETRNILKIDVDGGHVRMVPKSHTDFIFTIPWGNGRRYLPDARTRVKVKGTLLLSQPENRIQTKFKKSFRRRKNK; from the coding sequence ATGCAGATATCACCCCGCAACCTCATCCATCACGAATTGATAGGGCTTGAGGTAGAGGTGGTGGACAGCACTAATCCATATCAAATAGGAATAAAAGGAAAGGTGATCGACGAAACCAGGAATATATTGAAGATCGATGTGGACGGCGGGCATGTTAGAATGGTGCCCAAATCCCATACTGATTTCATATTTACAATACCCTGGGGCAATGGTAGACGTTACCTGCCAGATGCCCGAACGCGGGTCAAGGTAAAAGGAACTTTACTACTCTCACAACCTGAAAACCGCATTCAGACAAAGTTCAAAAAAAGCTTCAGACGAAGAAAGAATAAATAA
- a CDS encoding 30S ribosomal protein S17: MTRDIGLDINASPDEECNDINCPFHGTLPVRGQVFTGSVVSSKMDKTVVVKRTFEKLVTKYERYEKRQSKMHAHNPPCINAKEGDVVKIAECRPLSKTKKFVVIEVTK; encoded by the coding sequence ATGACACGAGACATAGGACTGGACATCAATGCTTCTCCTGATGAGGAGTGTAATGATATCAACTGTCCATTCCATGGGACACTGCCAGTAAGAGGTCAGGTTTTTACCGGGTCAGTGGTCAGCAGTAAGATGGATAAAACAGTTGTTGTGAAGAGGACCTTTGAGAAACTGGTCACTAAGTATGAGCGATATGAGAAAAGGCAGTCAAAGATGCATGCCCATAATCCCCCCTGTATCAATGCAAAGGAGGGGGACGTGGTAAAGATCGCAGAATGCAGGCCGCTTAGCAAAACTAAGAAATTCGTAGTGATCGAGGTGACCAAATGA
- the rpl14p gene encoding 50S ribosomal protein L14: MIGMKAKIPRALNAGARLDCVDNTGARQVEIISVKKYRGVKNRHPKAGIGDMLVVSVKKGTPEMRKQILNAVVIRQKKEYRRPDGLRVSFEDNAAVITDLDGIPKGTEIKGPVAREAAERFSKIATAASIIV, translated from the coding sequence ATGATCGGGATGAAAGCCAAGATACCCCGTGCATTGAATGCCGGTGCCAGGCTGGACTGTGTGGATAATACAGGTGCCAGGCAGGTAGAGATCATTTCCGTGAAAAAGTACAGGGGTGTCAAGAACAGGCATCCAAAAGCCGGAATAGGAGATATGCTGGTGGTCAGTGTCAAGAAGGGCACACCTGAGATGCGTAAGCAGATACTGAATGCAGTGGTGATAAGGCAAAAAAAAGAATACAGGCGTCCGGACGGACTTCGTGTTTCCTTTGAAGATAATGCCGCAGTGATCACTGATCTGGACGGTATTCCAAAAGGTACCGAGATCAAAGGGCCGGTTGCTAGGGAAGCGGCTGAAAGATTCAGCAAGATAGCCACGGCAGCTTCAATTATAGTATGA
- a CDS encoding 50S ribosomal protein L24: MESKQPRKQRKARYNASLHQRQKLMSVQLSHELRAKYNKRNIPVNVNDTVMVMRGDHTGTEGKVELVDLKRGTIVVEGVSVAKADGTEVPRPVQPSNVMITKLELNDDIRILTLTRGGEEE, translated from the coding sequence ATCGAATCCAAACAACCAAGAAAACAGCGCAAGGCACGCTATAATGCGTCGCTTCACCAGCGCCAGAAATTGATGAGTGTCCAGTTAAGTCATGAACTCAGGGCCAAGTACAATAAGCGCAACATTCCTGTAAATGTGAATGACACTGTAATGGTCATGCGAGGTGACCATACCGGTACTGAAGGTAAGGTGGAACTGGTGGACTTAAAGAGAGGTACCATCGTAGTGGAAGGCGTAAGCGTGGCTAAGGCTGATGGTACAGAGGTACCCAGACCAGTACAACCGTCCAATGTAATGATAACCAAACTTGAACTCAATGACGATATAAGAATACTTACCCTCACCAGAGGAGGCGAAGAAGAGTGA
- a CDS encoding 30S ribosomal protein S4e translates to MSRHQKRVSAPRSWPISKKTNIWVTKPKPGPHSLKQAISLGVLIRDILKLTDNMRETKRVLNEGNILVDGIVRRDHKFPVGIFDVIQAPKLGASYRMLLDPKGRLRLNELDVDKPRKPCKILNKTTVKDGKVQLNLHDGTNILASNDYNTRDTIILDIPEKSVHKHIKYEPGNLAVVIGGTHSGQLAKIKEIKSVRSSRHNMVVLLKDDGTEFETIEDYVFVVGTDKPEFNLGDEINE, encoded by the coding sequence GTGAGCAGACATCAGAAGAGAGTGTCAGCACCCAGAAGCTGGCCCATATCCAAGAAGACCAATATCTGGGTGACCAAACCAAAACCAGGCCCCCATTCCCTTAAACAGGCTATCTCGCTGGGTGTGCTTATCAGGGATATATTGAAATTAACAGATAATATGCGTGAGACAAAGCGTGTCTTAAACGAGGGTAACATACTGGTTGACGGTATTGTGAGAAGGGACCATAAGTTCCCGGTTGGCATATTTGATGTGATCCAGGCCCCAAAGCTGGGAGCATCTTACAGGATGCTCCTGGACCCCAAGGGTCGATTAAGGCTCAACGAACTGGATGTGGATAAACCAAGGAAACCATGCAAGATACTCAACAAGACCACAGTCAAGGACGGAAAGGTACAGTTGAACCTTCATGATGGGACTAATATCCTTGCCAGCAATGACTATAACACAAGGGATACGATCATTCTCGATATTCCCGAAAAAAGCGTACATAAACACATCAAGTACGAACCAGGGAACCTGGCTGTAGTCATAGGCGGTACCCATTCAGGACAGCTTGCTAAGATCAAGGAGATCAAGTCCGTACGCAGCAGCAGGCATAACATGGTAGTGCTGTTAAAAGACGATGGTACAGAGTTCGAGACCATTGAGGATTACGTGTTCGTAGTTGGTACTGACAAACCGGAATTCAACCTGGGAGATGAGATCAATGAGTAA
- a CDS encoding 50S ribosomal protein L5, whose amino-acid sequence MSKNNVMTIPRVDKVTVHIGVGESGERLNKAEDILSEITGQGVVRTKAKRTLQTFAIKKNEPIGCKVTLRGKLAENFMKTSLGIIENSLGESQFDDTGNFSFGIEEHTDYEGMKYDPNIGIYGMDVTVSLIRPGYRINRRKIGKRKIPNSHKMTKQGAMAFMNEYHGVEVVA is encoded by the coding sequence ATGAGTAAGAATAATGTTATGACAATACCCAGGGTAGATAAGGTCACAGTCCACATAGGCGTAGGCGAGAGTGGTGAGAGGCTCAATAAGGCAGAAGACATTCTTAGTGAGATCACCGGGCAGGGAGTTGTAAGGACAAAAGCCAAGAGAACACTGCAAACCTTTGCCATTAAGAAGAACGAACCTATCGGGTGTAAAGTAACACTAAGAGGCAAACTTGCAGAGAATTTCATGAAGACCAGTCTTGGCATTATCGAGAATTCACTCGGGGAATCCCAGTTCGATGATACAGGGAATTTCAGTTTTGGGATAGAGGAACATACCGATTATGAAGGAATGAAGTATGACCCTAATATTGGTATTTATGGCATGGATGTGACTGTGTCACTAATCAGGCCGGGTTACAGGATAAACAGGCGCAAGATTGGAAAACGAAAGATACCAAACAGTCACAAGATGACAAAGCAGGGTGCTATGGCCTTTATGAATGAGTATCACGGTGTGGAGGTAGTGGCATGA
- a CDS encoding 30S ribosomal protein S14: MNKKKVAEIENKFGRGANECRRCGRKQGLVRKYGIYLCRQCFREIAPDMGFNKYS; encoded by the coding sequence ATGAACAAAAAAAAAGTCGCAGAGATAGAAAACAAGTTCGGCCGAGGTGCCAACGAGTGCCGCAGGTGCGGCCGGAAACAGGGTCTGGTAAGGAAATACGGAATATACCTGTGCAGGCAGTGTTTCAGGGAAATTGCACCTGACATGGGATTTAACAAATATTCGTGA
- a CDS encoding 30S ribosomal protein S8 gives MVLLDPLADALSTIINAESTGKPDCIIHPASKVISNVLKVMQDIGYIGNYEFIDDGKSGMIKVELIGKINKCGVIKPRSSVGYHDFEKWEKRYLPARNFGTLILTTPDGVLSHSEARSRVVGGQLLAYVY, from the coding sequence ATGGTATTATTAGACCCACTGGCAGATGCACTCTCAACCATAATCAATGCAGAGAGCACAGGAAAACCCGACTGCATCATACATCCTGCATCAAAAGTGATAAGCAATGTATTGAAAGTAATGCAGGATATAGGGTACATTGGCAATTACGAGTTCATAGACGACGGCAAGTCGGGTATGATCAAAGTGGAACTTATTGGAAAGATCAACAAATGCGGAGTCATCAAACCCAGGTCATCTGTGGGGTACCATGACTTTGAAAAATGGGAGAAACGCTACCTTCCGGCCCGTAATTTTGGTACCTTGATACTGACCACGCCTGATGGGGTGCTATCCCATAGTGAGGCCAGGTCCCGGGTAGTTGGCGGGCAACTGCTTGCATACGTGTACTGA
- a CDS encoding 50S ribosomal protein L6, with amino-acid sequence MPKDLKKTVNIPDEVTVVLEGNNISVTGPRGSSVRELWYPGITIVLEENQITMDSFNQRKKQVAMMGTIASHISNMINGVTSGYTYRMKVLYSHFPIQLKVTGDYLSIGNFLGEKKPRKAKIRGETKVETKGDEVIVSGIAIEDVGQTAANIQQATKIKRFDPRVFQDGIYVVEKTTA; translated from the coding sequence ATGCCAAAAGATTTGAAAAAGACCGTGAACATTCCCGACGAGGTCACTGTAGTACTGGAAGGTAACAACATTTCAGTCACTGGTCCCAGGGGTTCATCTGTCCGTGAATTATGGTATCCGGGAATTACCATCGTACTGGAGGAAAACCAGATTACGATGGACTCGTTCAACCAAAGGAAAAAACAGGTAGCTATGATGGGTACAATTGCATCCCATATCAGTAATATGATCAATGGTGTCACCAGTGGATATACATACAGGATGAAGGTTTTATATTCACACTTCCCAATCCAGTTAAAAGTAACAGGAGATTACCTAAGTATCGGGAATTTCCTTGGCGAAAAGAAACCAAGGAAGGCAAAGATACGTGGTGAAACAAAGGTGGAGACTAAAGGTGACGAGGTAATTGTTTCAGGTATAGCTATTGAAGATGTAGGCCAGACTGCAGCTAATATCCAGCAGGCAACCAAGATAAAAAGGTTTGACCCAAGGGTATTCCAGGATGGCATATACGTGGTGGAGAAGACGACAGCGTAG
- a CDS encoding 50S ribosomal protein L32e — MEEEIINEFTSIKGVGESRAKALYEAGYTSIGDLNDATAEELSRVRGITDQLAERIKNEVSQIYEDIEAGEAVEESTQEVVRTEKVEAEKEFEEQAGEDDDENKEIEAVPKAELELDPESQRLLKVRKKQKAKKPNFVQTDLHKKKRLKNYWRRPKGLHNKKRRYILGKSGMARVGYGSPVAVKGLHPSGFQDMLMSRVQDLDEIDPSTQAVRIARTVGQRKRMEIVNKARSLGLKILNPPTEMHPVEEEVQ; from the coding sequence ATGGAAGAAGAGATAATCAATGAATTCACTTCAATCAAAGGAGTCGGCGAATCCAGGGCAAAGGCCTTGTATGAAGCAGGATATACTTCGATTGGGGACTTGAATGATGCCACTGCTGAGGAGTTATCCAGGGTTAGAGGTATTACCGACCAGTTGGCTGAGAGGATCAAGAACGAGGTTTCCCAGATATATGAAGATATCGAGGCCGGTGAAGCAGTTGAAGAATCTACACAAGAAGTAGTCAGGACTGAAAAAGTTGAGGCTGAAAAGGAATTCGAAGAACAAGCTGGGGAAGACGACGACGAAAACAAAGAAATCGAAGCAGTCCCAAAGGCAGAACTTGAACTGGATCCCGAATCCCAGAGACTGCTGAAAGTCAGGAAGAAGCAAAAAGCCAAAAAGCCAAATTTTGTCCAGACTGATCTGCACAAGAAAAAGAGACTTAAAAATTACTGGCGGCGGCCCAAGGGATTGCATAACAAGAAACGGCGCTATATCCTTGGAAAGAGTGGAATGGCCAGGGTAGGATATGGAAGTCCCGTTGCAGTGAAGGGGCTTCATCCCTCAGGTTTCCAGGATATGCTGATGTCCAGGGTACAGGATCTTGATGAAATAGACCCAAGTACACAGGCAGTTCGCATTGCCAGAACAGTGGGACAGCGTAAGCGTATGGAGATTGTCAATAAAGCCAGGAGCCTTGGACTGAAGATACTGAACCCTCCAACAGAAATGCATCCAGTGGAAGAGGAGGTGCAGTGA
- a CDS encoding 50S ribosomal protein L19e — translation MTDLRNQRNIAAHVLDVGVHRVWMDPEAAGDIANAITRQDIRELISEGVIKAKPVKGVSRGRARKLDIKRAYGHRKGHGSRKGAKGARNPKKRQWIKKIRALRRRLHEMKDDGTLDKSTYNRMYRKAKGGVYRNVAHMEVHIESLEHKED, via the coding sequence ATGACTGATCTACGTAACCAGCGCAACATCGCAGCTCATGTACTAGATGTAGGTGTCCACAGAGTATGGATGGATCCGGAAGCTGCCGGTGATATTGCTAATGCGATCACACGCCAGGATATCAGGGAACTCATATCTGAGGGCGTAATTAAAGCCAAACCTGTAAAGGGTGTATCCAGGGGCAGAGCCCGGAAACTGGATATTAAGCGGGCATACGGACACCGCAAGGGTCACGGTTCAAGAAAAGGAGCCAAAGGTGCACGCAATCCAAAGAAAAGGCAGTGGATAAAGAAAATACGCGCATTAAGAAGAAGGCTGCATGAAATGAAAGACGATGGTACGCTGGATAAGTCCACATATAACAGGATGTACCGCAAAGCCAAAGGCGGCGTATACAGGAATGTGGCACACATGGAAGTGCATATCGAATCCCTTGAACACAAGGAGGACTGA
- a CDS encoding 50S ribosomal protein L18, with the protein MATGPRYKVPFRRRREGKTDYRQRLHLLISKQPRIVARSSLRHMKLQLATPKPEGDNTWVHADSSELEKYGYTSSTGNTPAAYLTGLLFGYKAKAAGYENAILDMGLQVSSKGCRVYAALKGVVDSGFEVPHDPGIFPKESRIKGEEIMEYTGTDIPAQFEEALAKIKNEFGED; encoded by the coding sequence ATGGCAACAGGACCAAGATACAAAGTACCTTTCCGACGCAGAAGAGAGGGTAAGACCGATTATCGTCAGCGTCTTCATCTATTGATTTCAAAACAGCCCAGGATAGTAGCACGCAGTAGCCTGCGCCACATGAAACTCCAGCTGGCCACACCAAAGCCTGAGGGGGACAATACCTGGGTTCATGCAGATTCCAGCGAACTTGAAAAATACGGCTATACAAGTAGCACAGGTAATACACCTGCGGCGTACCTTACGGGCCTGCTCTTCGGGTATAAGGCCAAGGCAGCGGGTTATGAAAACGCCATCCTGGATATGGGATTACAGGTCTCATCCAAAGGCTGCCGGGTATATGCTGCATTGAAAGGTGTGGTGGATTCGGGTTTCGAAGTACCCCATGACCCAGGGATATTCCCGAAGGAATCCAGGATAAAGGGTGAAGAGATCATGGAATACACAGGTACGGATATACCTGCCCAGTTCGAGGAAGCTTTGGCAAAGATAAAGAATGAATTCGGGGAGGATTAA